In Morganella morganii, the following are encoded in one genomic region:
- a CDS encoding DUF3088 family protein, whose amino-acid sequence MKNTLYLLKMGFSDLNYPGSLFLCPDCTLLEGVLATNPELRESTDVVYVDFDKPRKLLVDLIGEENQSLPVLVFADGQNFINDVDGILAEFAMTNGCPAKHP is encoded by the coding sequence ATGAAAAATACACTGTATCTTTTAAAAATGGGATTTTCTGACTTAAATTATCCCGGTAGTCTCTTTCTTTGCCCTGACTGCACGCTGTTAGAAGGCGTTCTTGCCACGAATCCTGAATTGCGTGAATCAACAGATGTTGTTTATGTTGATTTTGATAAACCAAGAAAACTGCTGGTGGATCTTATCGGGGAAGAAAACCAGTCATTGCCTGTATTAGTTTTCGCGGACGGACAAAACTTTATTAATGACGTTGATGGTATTCTGGCCGAATTTGCCATGACAAACGGATGTCCTGCAAAACATCCTTAA
- a CDS encoding YdcH family protein, with translation MFPEYRDLISHLRQNSHQFRTLFDKHNQLDHEIARLEKSDRSGYSEEVVELKKQKLRLKEEIHQLLKDPPEDD, from the coding sequence ATGTTTCCGGAATACCGTGATTTGATCTCCCATCTTCGCCAGAATAGTCATCAGTTTCGCACGCTGTTTGATAAACACAACCAACTCGATCATGAAATTGCCCGTCTGGAAAAATCGGACAGAAGCGGCTACAGTGAGGAAGTGGTGGAGCTGAAAAAACAGAAATTACGCCTGAAAGAAGAAATCCACCAGCTTCTTAAAGATCCGCCGGAAGATGACTGA
- a CDS encoding GNAT family N-acetyltransferase has protein sequence MICYRQMVNTDCGQVAALLQENAQSRQGGLLGEYPLKKVENMFAHALTVIIAQDGDVIAGVVFSFPVQSAQISPVTAVISQQFAELLENNWFYGPVCIGADYRGQGILPALYQRLCAENSGKPVAFINQDNERSVRAHLKSGMKEAGHFICDNTPYLLMIGR, from the coding sequence ATGATTTGTTACCGGCAGATGGTTAATACAGATTGCGGGCAGGTGGCGGCATTATTACAGGAGAATGCTCAGTCACGGCAGGGCGGATTGCTGGGGGAATATCCCCTGAAGAAAGTTGAAAATATGTTTGCGCATGCACTGACGGTGATTATTGCGCAGGATGGTGACGTGATTGCCGGGGTGGTGTTCAGTTTTCCGGTGCAGTCCGCACAAATATCGCCGGTGACCGCGGTGATTTCACAGCAATTCGCTGAGTTACTGGAAAATAACTGGTTTTACGGCCCGGTCTGTATTGGGGCAGATTATCGCGGGCAGGGAATCTTACCGGCGCTGTATCAGCGGCTGTGTGCGGAAAACAGTGGAAAACCGGTTGCCTTTATTAATCAGGATAATGAACGTTCGGTTCGTGCACATCTGAAATCCGGTATGAAAGAAGCCGGTCATTTTATCTGTGATAATACCCCTTACTTACTGATGATCGGCCGCTGA
- a CDS encoding YegP family protein has translation MGYYELKKSTKDTPQPYYFVLKAGNHEIIATSEMYASKQGAMNGIASVQKNGPSEVIKDLT, from the coding sequence ATGGGGTATTACGAGTTAAAAAAATCGACCAAAGATACACCGCAGCCGTACTATTTCGTTCTGAAAGCCGGAAACCATGAAATTATCGCCACCAGCGAAATGTATGCCTCAAAGCAGGGGGCAATGAATGGTATCGCGTCTGTACAGAAAAATGGCCCTTCTGAAGTTATTAAAGATCTGACCTGA
- a CDS encoding sulfite exporter TauE/SafE family protein, protein MQKQIARLLFIVWVTIMFSGADSVFLLLLACGCIVGATTVLFGFGGGFFIVPLLYALLTATADSHTAAAAMHIAVATSTGVMIFSASMATLRQHRAGMINWPQVRPLAGYIAAGAVAGALLAIAVQGIWVKWMFIAYLAITILDSIFRPGFMTQSASHLRTMSAGAVAVAGTVIGVVAAFLGVGGSVMTVPLMRRRGAEMAQATAMANPLSLPMALTGTLTYILLARHETAAFGSGFAGYVDIQAFMLLIAGSWLGQKLSAPLVGRIPDKLYAKSYLALLIFVLLVMVVVQ, encoded by the coding sequence ATGCAAAAGCAGATTGCCCGTCTGCTGTTTATAGTATGGGTAACAATTATGTTCAGCGGGGCGGATTCTGTGTTTTTACTCTTATTAGCGTGTGGCTGTATTGTCGGGGCGACAACGGTATTGTTTGGTTTTGGCGGCGGATTTTTTATTGTTCCGCTGCTTTATGCATTGTTAACAGCTACGGCAGACAGCCATACCGCAGCGGCGGCCATGCATATTGCAGTGGCAACATCCACCGGAGTGATGATATTCAGCGCATCAATGGCAACACTCCGCCAGCATCGTGCCGGAATGATTAACTGGCCGCAGGTGCGTCCGCTGGCGGGATATATTGCCGCCGGTGCGGTGGCAGGTGCATTGCTGGCGATTGCAGTTCAGGGGATATGGGTTAAGTGGATGTTTATTGCTTACCTTGCCATCACTATTCTGGACAGTATTTTCCGCCCCGGGTTTATGACACAGTCAGCGTCTCATCTGCGGACAATGTCAGCGGGTGCTGTTGCGGTGGCCGGTACTGTGATTGGTGTGGTGGCAGCATTTCTGGGGGTGGGCGGCAGTGTGATGACCGTTCCGCTGATGCGCCGCCGTGGTGCGGAAATGGCACAGGCGACGGCAATGGCTAATCCGCTGTCTTTGCCGATGGCACTGACCGGTACACTGACTTATATTCTGCTGGCCCGCCATGAGACGGCAGCATTCGGCAGCGGTTTTGCCGGTTATGTGGATATTCAGGCTTTTATGTTACTGATTGCCGGATCCTGGCTGGGGCAGAAACTCAGCGCGCCGCTGGTTGGCCGGATCCCGGATAAACTCTATGCTAAATCTTATCTGGCGCTGCTGATATTTGTGCTGCTGGTGATGGTGGTTGTGCAGTAA
- a CDS encoding CerR family C-terminal domain-containing protein, with protein sequence MNKHTLSSEQTREKLIQAGIRLFALSGVSGVRTRQLAEEAGVNQSAIPYHLGGKSGVYAAVIRKITDDLAAVTDVSRIDAATEALTAQAQPGKTALKTVLVSMVSGLCKALLSPERALYGTLILREQLEQTENYDVIYQSFIEPFHKRLSLLAQLADPPADTKTTIIRAHALIGQILGFVVAQKAYLCRSEAKFVSEDELAEITGQIVLLSCRALGLDEA encoded by the coding sequence ATGAATAAACATACGCTCTCCTCAGAGCAGACCAGAGAGAAACTGATACAGGCGGGGATCCGCCTGTTTGCCCTCAGCGGCGTCAGCGGTGTCCGGACACGGCAGCTGGCGGAGGAGGCGGGTGTGAATCAGTCAGCCATTCCGTATCATCTGGGCGGTAAGTCGGGCGTGTATGCCGCGGTGATCCGGAAAATTACCGATGACCTGGCCGCTGTGACGGATGTCAGCAGGATCGATGCTGCCACAGAGGCACTGACGGCACAGGCGCAGCCGGGCAAAACGGCACTGAAAACAGTACTGGTCAGTATGGTCTCCGGGCTGTGTAAGGCATTGTTATCGCCGGAACGCGCGCTGTATGGCACGCTGATCCTGCGGGAACAGCTGGAGCAGACTGAAAATTATGATGTGATTTATCAGTCATTTATTGAACCTTTTCATAAGCGGCTCTCTCTGCTGGCACAGCTTGCAGACCCGCCGGCGGATACAAAAACAACCATTATCAGGGCACACGCCCTGATAGGGCAGATTCTGGGGTTTGTGGTGGCACAAAAGGCGTATCTGTGCCGCAGTGAAGCGAAATTTGTCAGTGAGGATGAACTGGCGGAAATCACCGGGCAGATTGTACTGCTTTCCTGCCGGGCTCTGGGACTGGATGAGGCGTGA
- the nlpA gene encoding lipoprotein NlpA, with the protein MKKQFSLFFSGAVLALGFLLSGCDKGTTDMTKIKVGVINGAEQDVAEVAKKVAKEKYGLDVELVGFSGSLLPNDPTANGDLDANVFQHRPFLAQDNNARGYNLVAVANTFVFPMAGYSDKIKNISELKTGDTIAMPNDPTNLGRALLLMEKEKLIKLKSGTGLLPTALDITENPLKLNIMELEGAQLPRVIKDPKVTVAIISTTYIQQTGLSPVKDSVFIEDKESPYVNIIVTREDNKDAENVQKFIKAYQSPEVAKAAETLFNGGAVPGW; encoded by the coding sequence ATGAAAAAGCAATTTTCTCTGTTTTTTTCCGGTGCTGTTTTAGCACTGGGATTTTTACTGTCAGGCTGTGATAAGGGCACAACTGACATGACAAAAATTAAAGTCGGTGTGATTAATGGCGCCGAGCAGGATGTGGCTGAGGTTGCCAAAAAAGTGGCCAAAGAAAAATACGGACTGGATGTCGAACTGGTCGGTTTCAGCGGTTCATTGTTACCGAATGATCCGACGGCCAATGGGGATCTTGATGCCAACGTCTTCCAGCATCGCCCGTTCCTGGCCCAGGATAATAACGCCAGAGGTTATAACCTGGTCGCTGTGGCAAATACCTTTGTATTTCCGATGGCAGGTTATTCCGATAAAATTAAAAATATCAGTGAATTAAAAACCGGTGATACCATTGCCATGCCGAATGACCCGACAAACCTCGGCCGTGCATTATTATTAATGGAAAAAGAGAAACTGATTAAATTAAAATCCGGCACCGGTTTATTACCGACTGCGCTGGATATTACTGAAAATCCGCTGAAACTGAATATCATGGAGCTGGAAGGCGCTCAGTTACCCCGGGTGATTAAAGATCCGAAAGTCACAGTAGCCATTATCAGTACCACCTATATTCAGCAAACCGGCTTATCCCCGGTAAAAGACAGTGTGTTTATCGAAGATAAAGAATCACCGTACGTCAATATTATTGTGACCCGTGAAGATAATAAAGACGCGGAGAATGTACAAAAATTTATTAAAGCTTATCAGTCACCGGAAGTTGCCAAAGCCGCAGAAACGCTGTTTAACGGCGGCGCCGTTCCCGGCTGGTAA
- a CDS encoding LexA family protein, which yields MNEKRQLTTEQLADCRRLKALYESKKKELGITQQSIADILNISQGAVGHYLNGRNALNLQTASVFATQLNVPISDFSPSLAAEAQALSAAIDSNISGLRPYKPSPRYPLISWVQAGAWNEANEAYGLDQIDEWYESETHVQGAAFWLRVEGESMTAPTGKSVPDGSLILIDTGKDSENGSLVVAKLTDSNEATFKKLVIDGGNWYLKGLNPTWPAMKVNGDCKIIGVAVQMMMKL from the coding sequence ATGAATGAAAAACGACAACTGACGACAGAACAGCTGGCAGACTGCCGAAGACTGAAAGCTTTGTATGAGTCAAAGAAAAAAGAGCTGGGTATCACCCAACAGAGCATTGCTGACATACTGAATATCAGCCAGGGCGCCGTCGGTCACTATCTTAACGGCCGTAATGCATTGAATTTACAGACAGCAAGTGTGTTCGCCACGCAACTCAATGTCCCTATTTCTGATTTCAGTCCGTCTCTTGCCGCAGAGGCGCAGGCACTGAGTGCCGCTATTGACAGCAATATTTCCGGCCTTCGCCCTTACAAACCCTCCCCGAGATACCCGTTAATCAGCTGGGTACAGGCGGGTGCCTGGAATGAGGCGAATGAAGCTTACGGGCTGGATCAAATCGACGAATGGTATGAATCAGAAACCCATGTTCAGGGGGCCGCATTCTGGCTGAGAGTCGAAGGCGAATCCATGACCGCACCAACCGGCAAGAGTGTGCCTGACGGCTCTTTGATCCTGATCGACACCGGCAAAGATTCCGAAAATGGCAGCCTGGTCGTCGCAAAGCTGACGGATTCTAACGAAGCAACGTTCAAAAAACTGGTGATCGATGGCGGCAACTGGTATCTGAAAGGACTCAACCCGACGTGGCCGGCCATGAAAGTTAACGGTGACTGTAAAATTATCGGTGTTGCCGTTCAGATGATGATGAAACTGTAA
- a CDS encoding phage holin family protein, translated as MSMSDKYSGPAAYTWGLITSVLGVLSLDQWAVLIGIVCTIGTFFINWYYRRKEFQIKAGDHHEG; from the coding sequence ATGAGCATGTCAGATAAATATTCCGGGCCCGCAGCATATACCTGGGGGCTTATCACTTCCGTTTTGGGTGTGTTATCGCTGGATCAGTGGGCAGTCCTTATCGGGATTGTCTGCACCATCGGTACATTTTTTATCAATTGGTATTACCGACGGAAAGAGTTTCAGATAAAAGCCGGAGATCATCATGAAGGATAA
- a CDS encoding lysozyme codes for MKDNLSKKVIAAAAGGAISTALVLIPAYEGVEYRPYRDVAGVLTVCYGHTGSDIQAGKIYTADECGALLHRDLDKIRRAVDPMITVPVDDTTRAAIYSFVYNVGPGAFSRSSMLRKLNSGDIAGACEEMKRWTFAGGRQWQGLINRREAESEVCRATL; via the coding sequence ATGAAGGATAATCTGAGCAAAAAAGTCATTGCTGCAGCAGCTGGCGGCGCAATTTCTACCGCTCTGGTGCTGATTCCGGCCTATGAAGGCGTGGAATACCGGCCCTACCGCGATGTGGCCGGGGTGCTGACTGTCTGTTACGGGCATACCGGTAGTGATATTCAGGCCGGAAAGATTTATACGGCGGATGAATGCGGGGCGCTGCTGCACCGTGATCTGGATAAAATCCGCCGCGCGGTTGATCCGATGATTACGGTTCCTGTGGATGACACCACCCGGGCTGCCATCTATTCCTTTGTTTACAACGTCGGCCCGGGGGCGTTTTCCCGCTCTTCGATGCTGCGAAAACTGAACAGCGGTGATATTGCCGGTGCCTGTGAGGAAATGAAACGCTGGACATTTGCCGGCGGCCGGCAGTGGCAGGGGCTGATTAACCGGCGTGAAGCGGAGAGTGAGGTATGTCGTGCAACCCTGTAG
- the lysC gene encoding Rz1-like lysis system protein LysC: MPVPAHLLADCPLPVIPDELTYGGAILLLTDAMKTIADCNHDKRAIREFEQMRASGAESNKGNVL; the protein is encoded by the coding sequence GTGCCGGTTCCGGCTCATCTTCTCGCTGACTGCCCGCTGCCGGTTATCCCGGATGAACTGACTTACGGCGGCGCGATCCTGCTGCTGACGGATGCGATGAAAACAATCGCGGACTGTAATCACGATAAACGGGCAATACGGGAGTTTGAGCAGATGCGGGCTTCCGGAGCGGAAAGTAACAAAGGAAATGTGCTGTGA
- the dsdC gene encoding DNA-binding transcriptional regulator DsdC: MSSDINRYEPSGSLRRNKRVSGHQLSRLHTFEAAARHCSFALAAQELALTPGAVSHRINTLESELGFRLFERFHRRVELTSDGERIYWALRKNLDDINQEIIDIKNQEISGELTVYSRPSLAQCWLIPGIADFTDQYPAIQLNLLTGNDDVNFRGYGIDIAIYYDDISRPNLYCEDLMSESIVPVCSPEYAKRYELHNNIHQLRNCMLLHDRQAWSSNSDYDEWKAWSEHYQPDLFPHRRNLCFDRSDLAIVAAMNHAGVAMGRKQLVEKRIQSRMLVMPFGDISLTCSQRYYFAMLGDRRNPKADIFISWLKQKVTKTLP; the protein is encoded by the coding sequence ATGTCATCGGATATAAACCGGTATGAACCATCGGGATCCCTGCGGCGAAACAAGCGGGTATCGGGTCATCAGCTGTCACGCCTGCATACTTTCGAAGCAGCGGCACGGCACTGTTCATTTGCTCTGGCAGCACAGGAACTGGCGCTGACGCCCGGCGCGGTAAGCCACCGTATCAACACCCTCGAAAGTGAACTGGGTTTCCGGTTATTTGAGCGTTTTCACCGGCGGGTTGAACTCACATCAGACGGTGAACGCATCTACTGGGCATTACGGAAAAACCTGGATGACATTAACCAGGAAATCATTGATATCAAAAATCAGGAAATTTCCGGCGAGTTAACGGTCTATTCCCGCCCGTCTCTGGCGCAATGCTGGCTGATTCCGGGGATAGCGGATTTTACAGATCAATACCCTGCTATTCAGTTGAATCTGTTAACCGGTAATGATGATGTCAATTTCCGCGGCTATGGCATTGATATCGCAATTTATTACGACGATATATCAAGACCTAATCTCTATTGCGAGGATTTGATGTCAGAATCAATCGTGCCGGTTTGCAGCCCGGAATATGCGAAACGTTATGAGCTGCATAACAATATTCATCAGCTCAGGAACTGCATGTTATTACATGACCGCCAGGCATGGAGCAGTAACTCGGATTACGACGAATGGAAAGCCTGGAGTGAACACTATCAGCCTGATTTATTCCCTCACCGGCGCAATTTGTGTTTTGATCGTTCAGATTTGGCGATTGTGGCCGCGATGAATCATGCCGGTGTCGCGATGGGACGTAAACAACTGGTGGAAAAACGTATTCAGAGCCGGATGCTGGTGATGCCCTTCGGCGATATTTCACTGACATGCAGTCAGCGATATTACTTTGCTATGCTTGGAGACAGGCGTAATCCGAAAGCAGATATCTTTATTTCGTGGCTGAAACAAAAGGTTACGAAGACATTGCCATAA
- the dsdX gene encoding D-serine transporter DsdX, whose product MDSVMWMIGTLVFSILLIIISIIKFKFHPFLALLLTSFFVGIAMNMEPQDMVSAIENGIGGTLGFLAAIIGLGTILGKMMEISGAAERIGITLEKCRWLSPDVTMILIGLICGITLFVEVGVVLLIPLAFSIAKKTNTSLLKLAIPLCTALMAVHCIIPPHPAALFVTNELGADIGTVIVAGLVVGLVASLIGGPLFLKFLGDRLPLKVVPAAFADLKVREEKDLPSLGAALFTVLLPIVLMLIKTTADLNMSKDSPLFIFLLFIGNPITAMFIAAFAAYYVLGIRRNMGMSVLLSKTEESFSSIANILLIIGAGGAFNGILKGSGLSDSLALVLSGIDIHPILLAWLVAIILHAAVGSATVAMMGATAIVAPLMPLYPHISPEIMTLAIGSGAIGCTIVTDSLFWLVKQYCNATLAETFRYYSVATLIASVVALAGTFALSYVI is encoded by the coding sequence ATGGACTCTGTAATGTGGATGATCGGCACGCTGGTTTTCAGTATCTTGCTGATTATTATTTCAATTATTAAATTTAAGTTTCACCCGTTTTTAGCACTGCTGCTCACCAGCTTTTTTGTCGGTATCGCCATGAATATGGAACCGCAGGATATGGTCAGCGCCATCGAAAACGGGATTGGCGGGACACTCGGATTTTTGGCGGCCATTATCGGACTGGGAACCATACTCGGGAAGATGATGGAAATATCCGGCGCTGCTGAGCGAATCGGGATCACGCTGGAAAAATGCCGCTGGTTAAGTCCCGATGTCACCATGATATTGATCGGCCTTATTTGTGGTATCACACTGTTTGTCGAAGTCGGGGTTGTATTACTGATCCCGCTGGCATTTTCGATTGCCAAAAAAACAAATACCTCATTATTAAAACTGGCGATTCCGTTATGTACGGCTCTGATGGCCGTACACTGCATTATTCCGCCGCATCCTGCTGCGTTATTTGTCACCAATGAACTCGGCGCGGATATCGGAACGGTGATAGTGGCCGGGTTAGTGGTGGGGCTGGTTGCATCGCTGATTGGCGGGCCGCTGTTCCTGAAATTTTTGGGGGATCGTTTACCGCTCAAAGTTGTACCGGCCGCGTTTGCTGACCTGAAAGTCCGTGAAGAAAAAGATTTACCCTCATTAGGCGCGGCGTTATTTACGGTTCTGCTGCCGATTGTGCTCATGCTGATCAAAACAACCGCTGATTTAAACATGAGCAAAGATAGCCCGTTATTCATCTTTTTATTGTTTATCGGTAATCCGATAACTGCGATGTTTATCGCCGCTTTTGCCGCTTATTACGTATTGGGTATCCGCCGGAATATGGGAATGAGCGTCCTGCTCAGCAAAACAGAAGAAAGTTTTAGTTCGATTGCGAATATCTTGTTGATTATCGGGGCGGGAGGTGCATTTAACGGCATCCTGAAAGGCAGCGGGCTGAGTGATTCTCTGGCACTGGTGCTGTCCGGTATCGATATACACCCGATTTTACTTGCCTGGCTGGTGGCTATCATTCTTCATGCCGCAGTCGGATCAGCAACGGTCGCCATGATGGGCGCGACTGCAATCGTGGCTCCGCTGATGCCGCTGTACCCGCACATCAGCCCTGAAATTATGACGCTGGCTATCGGCTCCGGGGCAATCGGCTGCACCATTGTGACTGATTCCTTATTCTGGCTGGTGAAACAATATTGTAATGCCACGCTGGCGGAAACATTCCGTTATTACAGTGTCGCCACGCTGATTGCATCCGTTGTCGCGCTGGCCGGCACCTTTGCACTTTCCTATGTGATTTAA
- the dsdA gene encoding D-serine ammonia-lyase, with protein sequence MTQINIEKLIADYPLVQKLIDLKQVAWFNPGVTTTEAGLPYVGLTLEDVKDAQARLSRFAPYLMEAFPETQVMQGIIESEAVAIPEMQAALAARYQTPLTGKMYLKKDSHLPISGSIKARGGIYEVLTHAEKLALEAGLLSTGDDYAVLFSDKFRQFFSQYRIAVGSTGNLGMSIGIMSAKLGFSVSVHMSADARQWKKDKLRSHGVNVVEYEQDYSIAVEQGRKEAEKDPSCFFIDDENSSTLFLGYAVAGLRLKTQFAEKGITVDEQHPLFVYLPCGVGGGPGGVAFGLKLAFGDAVHCFFAEPTHSPCMLLGVHTGLHDAISVQEIGIDNITAADGLAVGRASGFVGRAMERLIDGYYTIDDAEMYNLLGLLDQTEAIRLEPSALAGMPGCVHVTRNQAYLQAESLAPERMANATHLVWATGGGMVPEDEMQKYLSQAKGN encoded by the coding sequence ATGACTCAGATTAATATTGAAAAGTTAATTGCTGACTATCCATTGGTTCAGAAACTGATTGATTTAAAACAGGTGGCATGGTTTAACCCCGGCGTAACCACCACGGAAGCGGGTTTGCCGTATGTGGGACTAACGCTTGAGGATGTGAAGGATGCACAAGCACGCTTAAGCCGCTTTGCCCCGTATCTGATGGAAGCCTTTCCTGAAACACAGGTCATGCAGGGGATCATTGAATCTGAAGCGGTAGCGATTCCGGAGATGCAGGCAGCTCTTGCGGCACGCTATCAGACGCCGCTGACAGGGAAAATGTATCTCAAAAAAGACAGTCATCTGCCGATCTCCGGTTCGATAAAAGCGCGTGGCGGGATCTATGAAGTGCTGACCCATGCGGAAAAATTAGCGCTGGAGGCAGGATTGCTGTCAACCGGTGATGATTATGCGGTGTTATTCTCGGATAAATTCAGGCAGTTTTTCAGTCAGTATCGTATTGCTGTCGGATCAACCGGTAACTTAGGGATGTCCATCGGCATTATGAGCGCGAAGCTGGGTTTCAGTGTCAGTGTGCACATGTCTGCGGATGCCAGACAATGGAAAAAAGACAAATTACGTTCTCACGGTGTCAATGTCGTTGAATATGAACAGGATTACAGTATTGCAGTGGAGCAGGGGCGTAAGGAGGCTGAAAAAGATCCGTCCTGCTTCTTTATTGATGATGAGAACTCCTCCACACTCTTTTTAGGCTATGCGGTGGCGGGCCTGCGGCTGAAAACGCAATTTGCAGAAAAGGGAATTACCGTTGATGAGCAGCATCCGCTGTTTGTGTATTTACCGTGCGGTGTCGGCGGGGGGCCCGGCGGTGTTGCATTCGGATTAAAACTGGCATTTGGTGATGCGGTGCATTGTTTCTTTGCAGAACCGACACATTCACCCTGTATGCTGCTCGGGGTGCATACCGGTCTTCATGATGCCATCTCTGTTCAGGAAATCGGTATTGATAATATTACTGCGGCCGATGGGCTTGCGGTCGGCCGGGCATCCGGATTTGTCGGCCGGGCCATGGAGCGGCTGATCGACGGTTATTACACCATTGACGATGCGGAAATGTATAACCTGTTAGGATTGCTTGATCAGACGGAAGCTATCCGGCTGGAACCTTCCGCTTTAGCGGGCATGCCCGGTTGTGTGCATGTGACCCGGAATCAGGCGTATTTACAGGCTGAATCGCTGGCACCGGAACGGATGGCGAATGCCACACATCTGGTCTGGGCAACCGGCGGCGGCATGGTTCCGGAAGATGAGATGCAGAAATATTTATCACAGGCCAAAGGTAACTGA
- the proC gene encoding pyrroline-5-carboxylate reductase yields the protein MNKKVGFIGCGNMGKAILNGLISGKIISPDTVFVHNHSPASTDRVAQEFGVHGETQVQRVAEQSDIIFIGVKPYAVPGVLRDISPCLKADTLIVSMAAGVTLEALEAALPSSAKVIRLMPNTPALVNAAMTSVTVNAYLTDEETELVMSLCRSFGRAELVPESLIDAVIGVSGSAPAYVFMFIEAMADAAVAGGMPRKQAYEFAAQTVMGAAKMVLETGKHPGELKDMVCSPGGTTIEAVIKLEEMGLRQAVIAGVRSATEKSQEMSRK from the coding sequence ATGAATAAAAAAGTCGGATTTATTGGTTGCGGAAATATGGGAAAAGCCATCCTTAACGGCCTGATTTCAGGAAAAATTATTTCCCCTGATACTGTTTTTGTACATAACCACAGCCCGGCCAGTACCGACCGCGTGGCGCAGGAATTCGGTGTTCACGGTGAGACACAGGTTCAGCGGGTGGCGGAACAATCCGATATTATTTTTATAGGTGTAAAGCCTTACGCCGTTCCCGGTGTATTACGTGATATTTCCCCTTGCCTTAAAGCGGATACCCTGATTGTTTCGATGGCCGCCGGTGTGACTCTGGAAGCTCTGGAAGCCGCCCTGCCGTCATCCGCCAAAGTGATCCGTCTGATGCCGAACACCCCCGCGCTGGTCAATGCCGCGATGACATCCGTTACCGTTAATGCTTATCTGACGGATGAAGAAACTGAGCTGGTGATGTCACTGTGCCGCAGTTTCGGCCGCGCTGAGTTAGTCCCTGAATCACTGATTGATGCCGTGATCGGCGTCAGCGGGTCTGCTCCTGCGTATGTTTTTATGTTTATTGAAGCAATGGCAGATGCGGCTGTGGCTGGCGGTATGCCGCGTAAACAAGCCTATGAGTTTGCAGCACAAACCGTAATGGGGGCGGCAAAAATGGTTCTCGAAACCGGCAAACATCCGGGCGAACTGAAAGATATGGTCTGCTCGCCGGGCGGCACCACGATTGAAGCAGTCATCAAACTGGAAGAAATGGGTTTACGTCAGGCGGTGATAGCCGGTGTCCGCAGTGCGACAGAAAAATCACAGGAAATGAGCCGTAAATAA